One window of Marinomonas primoryensis genomic DNA carries:
- a CDS encoding IscS subfamily cysteine desulfurase, which produces MNTPVYLDNSATTPVDPRVAEKMMACLTLDGNFGNPASRSHLFGWRAEEAVEDARLQVATLINADSREIVWTSGATEANNLALKGVAHAYRQKGRHIITSMIEHKAVLDPCKQLEKEGFEVTYLQPDCHGVISPNQVEEALREDTILVSLMHGNNELGVLTDIATIGQLTRSRGVFLHVDAAQTTGKVAIDVNAMNVDLMSLTAHKTYGPKGIGALYVRRSPKIKLEAQIHGGGHERGMRSGTLATHQIVGMGEAFRLAGVLMSVDCERIQSLRERLWLSLNDLLGVHLNGDSDQRVAGVINVGFADVDGEVLLMSLGDIAVSSGSACTSASLEPSYVLRAIGLAENLAHSSLRLSVGRFTTEEEIDFVAETIKNAVTRLRSLG; this is translated from the coding sequence ATGAATACCCCCGTTTATCTAGATAATTCTGCCACCACGCCGGTAGATCCAAGAGTTGCTGAAAAAATGATGGCGTGTCTGACGCTGGACGGTAATTTTGGTAATCCGGCGTCCCGTTCCCACCTGTTTGGTTGGCGTGCTGAGGAAGCGGTAGAAGACGCTAGATTGCAGGTAGCGACGTTAATTAACGCCGATTCTCGCGAGATCGTTTGGACCTCTGGTGCTACAGAAGCTAATAATCTGGCGCTCAAGGGAGTGGCTCATGCTTATCGTCAAAAAGGTCGACATATTATTACCTCTATGATTGAGCATAAGGCAGTGCTAGACCCTTGCAAGCAGCTTGAGAAAGAAGGCTTTGAAGTAACGTATCTTCAGCCAGATTGTCACGGTGTTATTTCTCCAAATCAGGTGGAGGAAGCGCTTCGTGAAGACACGATTTTAGTGTCGTTGATGCATGGAAATAATGAGTTGGGCGTATTAACAGATATCGCTACGATTGGTCAGTTGACTCGATCTCGTGGTGTATTTTTACATGTTGATGCTGCGCAAACGACGGGTAAGGTTGCTATTGATGTTAATGCGATGAATGTGGACTTAATGTCACTTACTGCTCATAAAACTTATGGCCCTAAAGGTATTGGTGCTTTGTATGTGCGCCGTTCTCCTAAAATTAAGTTAGAGGCGCAAATTCATGGTGGTGGTCACGAACGAGGTATGCGTTCAGGTACGTTAGCAACACACCAAATCGTTGGAATGGGTGAGGCCTTTCGTTTGGCTGGTGTTTTGATGTCGGTGGATTGTGAAAGAATACAATCTTTGCGTGAGCGTTTGTGGTTGTCTTTGAATGATTTGTTAGGTGTGCATTTGAACGGTGATTCAGACCAGCGCGTCGCTGGCGTGATTAATGTCGGTTTTGCAGATGTCGATGGCGAAGTGCTATTGATGTCTCTTGGTGATATTGCGGTGTCTTCTGGCTCGGCTTGTACTTCGGCAAGTTTGGAGCCATCTTATGTTTTACGAGCCATTGGTTTGGCGGAGAATTTGGCACACAGTTCTTTACGACTTTCTGTAGGACGTTTTACCACCGAGGAAGAGATCGATTTTGTAGCCGAGACGATAAAAAACGCAGTAACTCGTCTAAGATCGTTAGGATAA
- the sufD gene encoding Fe-S cluster assembly protein SufD, producing the protein MSEWLESAITRAQGINDWLAPKRAYALELLSTTKWPTRKTEAWRYTPLRAVERTQAKVIDAVVNLSPVAIADFAAIELVFVNGKLDESQLAKALPKGLSVTLGRDLEKAQQAHALKTFSTVKPERHLFGLINDALAQDVVVVTVADGVDVAEPLRISSLLSQGAESHTRVQVTLGAGSRLAVIEDIQAQGETLSTAFVEYHVESNARLEHYRFALQTGTNVSIGGSHFNLHDRAKMHSTIVGFGSDLSRLDTDIIHAGEFADAKLNAMYLLDGKELFDLHATVEHAMPNGTTEENVRCIAADRSRAVFNGRIHIHRDAQKTLAELNNRNLLMSNTAEINTKPELEIYADDVRCAHGATVAQIDKQALYYLQTRGVSRSKAQVMLNFGFINELIDLMPNAALAEWVRPIIRERFSQMEVK; encoded by the coding sequence ATGAGTGAATGGTTAGAAAGCGCCATTACTCGAGCGCAAGGTATTAATGATTGGCTCGCTCCTAAGCGTGCGTATGCTCTTGAGTTGCTATCGACGACGAAATGGCCAACGCGTAAAACTGAAGCTTGGCGTTATACACCGTTGCGTGCGGTTGAGCGGACACAGGCCAAAGTGATTGATGCTGTTGTTAATTTGTCTCCTGTTGCTATTGCTGATTTTGCTGCCATCGAGCTGGTTTTTGTTAATGGTAAGTTGGACGAGTCACAATTAGCGAAAGCGCTACCAAAAGGCTTGTCTGTTACGTTAGGTCGTGACCTAGAAAAGGCTCAACAAGCGCACGCGCTGAAGACTTTTTCTACTGTTAAACCTGAACGTCATTTATTTGGTTTGATCAACGATGCATTGGCGCAAGATGTTGTGGTTGTAACGGTTGCTGACGGTGTTGATGTTGCTGAGCCCTTACGAATTAGTTCTTTGTTGAGTCAAGGTGCTGAATCTCATACTCGTGTACAAGTGACATTGGGTGCTGGTTCTCGCTTAGCTGTCATTGAAGATATTCAGGCGCAAGGCGAGACTTTAAGTACCGCCTTTGTGGAATATCATGTCGAGTCAAATGCACGACTAGAGCATTATCGTTTCGCACTTCAAACAGGAACCAATGTCTCAATTGGCGGAAGTCACTTTAATCTGCACGATCGTGCAAAAATGCACAGTACCATCGTGGGTTTCGGTAGTGATTTGTCTCGTCTAGATACGGATATTATTCATGCAGGTGAGTTTGCGGATGCGAAACTCAATGCAATGTATTTGCTTGATGGTAAAGAGTTGTTTGACCTGCATGCAACGGTTGAACATGCGATGCCGAACGGTACGACAGAAGAAAATGTGCGTTGTATTGCGGCAGATCGTTCACGCGCTGTTTTTAATGGTCGTATTCATATTCATCGAGATGCTCAGAAAACCTTGGCGGAATTGAATAATCGCAATCTATTAATGTCGAATACGGCGGAAATTAACACCAAACCTGAGCTTGAAATTTACGCCGATGACGTGCGTTGTGCTCATGGTGCGACGGTTGCCCAGATAGATAAGCAGGCGCTGTATTACTTGCAAACTCGTGGTGTGAGTCGCTCAAAAGCTCAGGTGATGCTCAACTTTGGTTTTATTAACGAGTTGATTGATTTAATGCCAAATGCAGCGCTAGCGGAGTGGGTTCGTCCTATTATTCGTGAGCGATTTTCGCAAATGGAAGTGAAGTAA
- a CDS encoding HesB/IscA family protein: MTATTFDPVSSVSLTASAQKYFTSKLVKQPGKLIRLSTKESGCTGFSYVLDIVDVALVEDTVLSFGEITFAVDSQSVTMLKGTEIDLVREGVNEVVKFNNPNVVAECGCGESFSVS; encoded by the coding sequence ATGACGGCAACAACATTTGATCCTGTTTCAAGCGTGTCTTTAACCGCTTCTGCGCAGAAATATTTCACCTCAAAACTGGTAAAACAGCCTGGGAAATTGATTCGGTTAAGTACTAAAGAAAGCGGCTGTACGGGTTTTTCTTATGTGCTTGATATCGTTGATGTCGCTTTGGTGGAAGACACCGTCTTGTCATTTGGTGAGATAACGTTTGCGGTAGATTCACAGTCTGTCACCATGCTCAAGGGAACAGAAATTGACTTGGTGCGCGAAGGTGTTAACGAAGTTGTGAAGTTTAATAACCCTAACGTCGTAGCCGAGTGTGGCTGTGGCGAAAGCTTTAGTGTGAGTTAA
- a CDS encoding SufE family protein: MSLPDTEEIVEDLSFFDDWEDKYKYIIDLGKSLPSFDDAWRTPERLVKGCQSSVWIQPGSEQDATRGEVLIFAVDSDAIIVRGLLGLVLSALNHKTPEEILAFDISAFFESLDLERHLSPTRGNGLRSIVNRIKGIAQAAA, from the coding sequence ATGTCCTTACCTGATACAGAAGAGATTGTTGAAGATCTGTCATTTTTTGACGATTGGGAAGACAAGTACAAATATATTATTGATCTGGGTAAATCATTGCCTTCTTTTGATGATGCATGGCGTACACCTGAGCGTTTGGTGAAAGGCTGCCAGAGCAGTGTTTGGATTCAGCCTGGTAGTGAGCAAGATGCAACGAGAGGCGAGGTGTTAATCTTTGCCGTAGACAGTGATGCCATCATAGTACGTGGCTTGCTTGGGCTGGTATTGTCAGCTTTGAATCATAAAACACCTGAAGAAATATTGGCTTTTGATATATCTGCTTTTTTTGAGTCGTTAGATCTTGAACGTCATCTAAGCCCAACTCGTGGTAACGGTTTACGTTCTATTGTGAACCGTATCAAAGGTATCGCGCAGGCAGCGGCTTGA
- the ndk gene encoding nucleoside-diphosphate kinase — MALERTLSIIKPDAVAKNVIGEIYTRFERAGFKIVEAKMVQLDDVLAGGFYAEHKERPFYKDLVAFMTSGPVVVSVLEGEGAVLRHRELMGATNPKEATAGTLRADYATSIDANAVHGSDSVESATREIAYFFGK, encoded by the coding sequence ATGGCGTTAGAACGCACTCTATCTATCATCAAGCCTGATGCTGTTGCTAAAAACGTAATCGGCGAAATCTACACTCGTTTTGAACGTGCTGGTTTTAAAATCGTTGAAGCGAAAATGGTTCAACTAGACGACGTATTGGCTGGCGGTTTTTACGCTGAGCACAAAGAGCGTCCTTTCTACAAAGATTTGGTTGCTTTCATGACGTCTGGTCCTGTTGTTGTTTCTGTTCTTGAAGGTGAAGGCGCTGTTCTTCGTCACCGCGAACTTATGGGTGCTACAAACCCTAAAGAAGCGACTGCTGGTACTCTACGTGCAGATTACGCAACATCTATCGATGCTAATGCTGTTCACGGTTCTGATTCTGTTGAATCTGCAACTCGTGAAATTGCTTACTTCTTCGGTAAGTAA
- the sufC gene encoding Fe-S cluster assembly ATPase SufC, with product MSNTESLLTIKDLYASVEEKQIIKGLSLDIKPGEVHAIMGPNGAGKSTLGYVLSGRDGYTVDSGSVTLDGKDLFEMETEERARAGLFLAFQYPVEIPGVSNLEFLKASVDAQREARGEDAITSANFLKEAKAACKQVDLPVAFLKRGVNEGFSGGEKKRNELMQMLLLQPKLCILDETDSGLDIDALQVVAEGVNSQRSADRSFIVVTHYQRLLDYIKPDFVHVLSDGKIVKSGDATLAHELEAQGYAWLQKEPAKDELEG from the coding sequence ATGTCGAACACTGAAAGTTTATTGACGATAAAAGATTTGTACGCAAGCGTAGAAGAAAAGCAGATCATCAAAGGGTTAAGTTTGGATATTAAACCTGGTGAAGTGCATGCCATTATGGGGCCAAATGGTGCGGGTAAAAGCACTTTAGGCTATGTCTTGTCTGGTCGTGATGGTTACACGGTAGACAGCGGCAGCGTAACGCTAGATGGTAAAGATTTGTTTGAAATGGAAACAGAAGAGCGCGCGCGCGCGGGTTTGTTTCTGGCGTTCCAATACCCTGTTGAAATTCCGGGTGTGAGTAACTTAGAGTTTCTGAAAGCCTCTGTTGATGCGCAACGTGAAGCACGTGGTGAAGACGCTATTACCTCCGCTAATTTCTTGAAAGAAGCCAAAGCGGCTTGTAAGCAAGTTGATTTGCCTGTTGCCTTCCTAAAACGTGGCGTTAACGAAGGTTTCTCTGGTGGTGAGAAAAAGCGTAATGAGTTGATGCAAATGCTTTTGCTTCAACCAAAGCTTTGTATTCTTGATGAAACCGATTCAGGCTTGGATATTGATGCTTTGCAAGTCGTTGCAGAGGGCGTTAATAGCCAGCGTTCAGCGGATCGTAGTTTTATTGTTGTCACGCATTATCAGCGTCTTTTAGACTATATTAAGCCTGATTTTGTTCATGTCTTGTCTGACGGCAAAATAGTCAAGAGTGGTGATGCTACTTTGGCTCATGAGTTAGAAGCCCAAGGATATGCTTGGTTGCAAAAAGAGCCAGCTAAAGATGAGCTTGAGGGGTAA
- a CDS encoding tetratricopeptide repeat protein, with translation MRLWLLPFVLVCLLSTSCAYQVVAPSSPPISEPKRLSLVQAHLLLGQWVLAKKQLDKIDVSYQERDYWRLLGLYWLSVEQYSKALLVYVEALQKYPDDDFIWNNYGVLLGLKKHWKEACDAFQKADEKGYSKRQSVQINLSRCAIRQNHVNLAAIYLKQAKEIADLPLIGLMTELNLVLIHGSNNKARLIFNNIQADKQIARGSVHFDEYNCLSWHLIARETDPTLYSSASNFTCLNGSRY, from the coding sequence ATGCGATTGTGGTTATTGCCTTTTGTGTTGGTATGTTTACTTAGTACTTCTTGTGCTTATCAGGTTGTTGCGCCTTCCTCGCCTCCCATTTCTGAACCGAAAAGGTTGTCGCTTGTTCAGGCGCATCTTTTGCTTGGTCAGTGGGTACTGGCTAAAAAGCAACTAGATAAGATTGATGTGTCGTATCAAGAGCGAGATTATTGGCGACTATTAGGTTTGTATTGGCTAAGTGTTGAGCAATATAGCAAAGCGCTTTTGGTGTATGTGGAAGCATTACAGAAATACCCAGATGATGATTTTATTTGGAATAATTACGGAGTTCTATTAGGGCTTAAAAAACACTGGAAAGAGGCGTGTGACGCATTTCAAAAAGCGGATGAAAAAGGCTACTCAAAGCGTCAATCTGTGCAAATTAATCTTTCTAGATGTGCAATACGTCAGAATCACGTAAATTTGGCTGCAATCTATCTAAAACAGGCAAAAGAAATTGCTGATTTGCCTCTGATTGGTTTGATGACGGAGCTCAATCTTGTTTTAATACACGGTAGTAATAACAAAGCTCGCTTAATTTTTAATAATATCCAGGCTGATAAACAAATTGCCCGAGGATCGGTGCATTTTGATGAGTACAATTGTCTGTCGTGGCATTTAATTGCACGCGAGACTGACCCTACACTGTATTCATCTGCGAGTAATTTTACATGCCTGAATGGCTCAAGGTATTGA
- the sufB gene encoding Fe-S cluster assembly protein SufB, translating to MTEQIDKALAREYKAGFVSDIESETFEPGLDEGVIKRISEMKGEPEWMLEWRLSAFREWLEMEEPDWALVDYPKIDFQSISYYSAPKSMKDKPKSLDEVDPELLRTYEKLGIPLIEQQMLAGIAVDAVFDSVSVVTTFRGKLEEAGVIFCPISEAIQKYPELVKKYIGSVVPKKDNYYAALNCAVFTDGSFVYIPKGTRCPMELSTYFRINEQNTGQFERTLIIADEGSHVSYLEGCTAPQRDENQLHAAVVELVAMDNAEIKYSTVQNWYPGDENGKGGIYNFVTKRGICHTSAKISWTQVETGSAVTWKYPSCILKGDNSVGEFYSVALTRGRQQADTGTKMIHIGKNTKSTIITKGISAGKSNNSYRGLVRMNPGADGARNFTQCDSLLIGDQCGAHTFPYVESRNPSAIIEHEATTSKVSDEQMFLCRQRGLDPEKAVSMIVNGFCKEVFKELPMEFAVEAGKLLEISLEGSVG from the coding sequence ATGACTGAGCAGATAGATAAGGCGCTGGCAAGGGAATACAAAGCCGGTTTTGTTTCTGATATAGAATCAGAAACGTTTGAGCCTGGTTTGGATGAGGGTGTCATTAAACGTATTTCTGAAATGAAAGGTGAGCCTGAGTGGATGCTTGAGTGGCGTCTAAGTGCATTTCGTGAATGGCTGGAAATGGAAGAGCCTGATTGGGCATTGGTAGATTACCCGAAAATTGATTTCCAATCGATTTCCTACTATTCAGCACCAAAAAGCATGAAAGATAAACCTAAGTCTTTGGACGAGGTTGATCCTGAATTGCTTCGTACTTATGAAAAACTTGGTATTCCTCTAATAGAGCAACAAATGCTGGCTGGTATCGCGGTTGATGCCGTGTTTGATTCAGTCTCAGTGGTAACCACTTTTCGAGGTAAGCTAGAGGAAGCGGGCGTTATTTTCTGTCCGATTTCTGAAGCTATACAGAAATACCCTGAGCTTGTGAAAAAATACATAGGCAGTGTTGTACCTAAGAAAGACAACTATTATGCCGCATTAAATTGTGCTGTGTTTACGGATGGCTCCTTTGTTTATATTCCAAAAGGCACGCGTTGCCCAATGGAGTTGTCTACCTATTTCCGCATTAATGAGCAGAATACAGGTCAGTTTGAACGCACCTTGATCATTGCAGATGAAGGCAGTCATGTCAGTTATCTTGAAGGTTGTACCGCACCACAGCGAGATGAAAACCAATTGCATGCTGCCGTGGTTGAATTGGTTGCTATGGACAATGCGGAGATTAAATATTCTACCGTTCAGAACTGGTATCCAGGCGATGAAAACGGCAAAGGCGGTATTTACAACTTCGTTACCAAACGTGGAATTTGTCATACCAGCGCCAAAATATCTTGGACTCAAGTAGAGACAGGCTCCGCTGTTACTTGGAAATACCCTAGTTGTATTTTGAAAGGAGATAACAGCGTAGGTGAGTTTTACTCTGTTGCCCTGACTCGTGGTCGTCAGCAAGCTGATACCGGCACCAAAATGATTCACATTGGTAAAAACACCAAGTCCACCATCATTACGAAAGGTATTTCCGCTGGCAAGAGTAACAATAGTTACCGTGGTCTTGTCCGAATGAATCCAGGGGCTGATGGTGCACGTAACTTTACTCAGTGTGACTCGTTGTTAATTGGCGATCAGTGTGGCGCTCATACTTTTCCTTATGTAGAAAGTCGTAATCCATCCGCGATTATCGAGCATGAAGCAACCACGTCTAAAGTCAGTGACGAGCAAATGTTTTTGTGTCGTCAACGAGGTCTTGATCCTGAAAAAGCCGTATCCATGATTGTGAATGGCTTCTGCAAGGAAGTGTTTAAAGAATTACCAATGGAATTTGCCGTTGAAGCGGGCAAGTTACTAGAAATTAGCCTTGAAGGCTCTGTAGGTTAA
- a CDS encoding aminotransferase class V-fold PLP-dependent enzyme, with amino-acid sequence MSFDVAAIREQFPILKRRIDGNPLIYLDNAATTQKPQCVIDALVDYYSTCNSNVHRGAHRLADEATGRFEAARDLVKDFINAPKREEVIWTTGTTEGINIVANGLSQLLSTGDEVIATGMEHHANLVTWQQACKVAGAILKIVPVTEDGELDQAAYDALLNERTKFVAFTHVSNALGTVNPIKEMTAKAKVFGAWVLVDGAQGAAHRKVDVQDIGCDFYVFSGHKIYAPMGIGVLWGRESLLATWPVWRTGGEMISTVTLQEATWNVLPYRFEAGTPNVGDVIAMGEAIRWLMALDHDGLEAHEKALLDRATQLAEAFEGLTIIGNAKEKIGVLSFVMDHGHPADIGFLLDRQGIAVRTGDHCAQPLMARFNVPGTARASFSVYNTLEEVDALFVALKKVRSMLA; translated from the coding sequence ATGAGTTTTGATGTAGCGGCTATCCGTGAGCAATTTCCGATTTTGAAGCGTCGGATTGATGGAAATCCATTGATTTACCTCGACAATGCGGCAACGACTCAAAAACCGCAGTGTGTGATCGATGCGCTGGTTGATTATTATTCGACATGTAATTCGAATGTGCATCGTGGTGCCCATCGCCTTGCGGATGAAGCGACGGGTCGTTTTGAAGCGGCTCGCGATCTCGTAAAAGACTTTATTAATGCGCCGAAACGTGAAGAAGTCATTTGGACAACAGGTACCACTGAAGGAATCAACATAGTTGCCAACGGCTTGAGTCAGTTATTGTCGACAGGCGATGAAGTGATTGCTACTGGTATGGAGCATCATGCTAATTTGGTGACGTGGCAGCAGGCTTGCAAAGTAGCTGGTGCTATCTTGAAAATCGTTCCTGTGACAGAAGATGGTGAGCTAGACCAAGCTGCTTATGACGCGCTGCTGAACGAACGTACTAAATTTGTGGCCTTTACTCATGTGTCTAATGCGCTCGGTACGGTTAACCCCATTAAAGAAATGACCGCGAAGGCCAAAGTCTTTGGTGCTTGGGTTTTGGTTGATGGTGCACAAGGAGCGGCTCACCGTAAGGTTGATGTACAAGATATTGGTTGTGATTTTTATGTTTTTTCAGGGCATAAGATTTACGCTCCGATGGGGATTGGCGTACTTTGGGGAAGAGAGTCTCTACTGGCGACTTGGCCTGTTTGGCGTACCGGCGGAGAGATGATTTCAACGGTGACGTTACAAGAGGCTACATGGAATGTACTGCCTTATCGTTTTGAAGCTGGGACACCTAATGTAGGCGATGTCATTGCAATGGGCGAAGCGATTCGTTGGTTGATGGCATTGGATCATGATGGTCTTGAAGCCCATGAGAAAGCCTTGTTAGACCGAGCGACGCAGCTGGCTGAAGCTTTTGAAGGCCTCACAATAATTGGGAATGCCAAAGAGAAAATTGGCGTGCTGAGTTTTGTTATGGACCACGGCCATCCTGCGGATATCGGTTTTTTACTGGATCGTCAGGGTATCGCTGTTCGTACCGGTGATCATTGTGCTCAGCCTTTGATGGCGCGTTTTAATGTGCCGGGAACGGCTCGTGCGTCATTCTCTGTTTATAATACATTAGAAGAAGTTGATGCATTGTTTGTCGCGCTGAAAAAAGTGCGCTCGATGTTGGCTTAG
- the iscR gene encoding Fe-S cluster assembly transcriptional regulator IscR, translating to MRLTTKGRYAVTAMLDLALHSDQGPVSLSDISNRQEISLSYLEQLFSKLRKKALVTSVRGPGGGYRLSRSNDDIFVAQIVDAVNESVDATGCKGRSDCQSGNTCLTHHLWCDLSDQIHDFLSQISLEQLVHRNEVRQVAERQDLEGRKNGFESSKIIAAIVD from the coding sequence ATGCGCCTGACAACAAAAGGTCGTTATGCGGTAACCGCCATGCTTGATCTGGCATTGCATTCGGATCAAGGGCCAGTGTCTTTGTCGGATATTTCGAATCGACAAGAAATATCCTTATCGTACCTTGAGCAGTTGTTTTCTAAGCTTCGTAAGAAGGCGTTGGTAACCAGTGTAAGAGGTCCAGGTGGTGGGTATCGTCTGAGTCGTTCAAATGATGATATTTTTGTCGCGCAGATAGTAGATGCCGTAAATGAGTCGGTTGATGCTACTGGATGTAAGGGGCGCAGTGATTGTCAAAGTGGTAACACTTGCCTTACTCACCATTTATGGTGTGATTTAAGTGATCAAATACATGATTTTTTAAGCCAAATCAGCTTAGAGCAACTGGTTCACCGTAATGAAGTACGGCAAGTTGCAGAGCGTCAAGATCTTGAAGGCCGAAAAAATGGCTTTGAGAGCAGTAAGATAATCGCGGCGATAGTTGATTAA
- the rlmN gene encoding 23S rRNA (adenine(2503)-C(2))-methyltransferase RlmN, with amino-acid sequence MTDIKKVNLLGLSPEKLIEFFESIGEKKFRATQVIKWIHQKGAESFDEMTDVSKALRAKLEGICEIRGPKVVSQEISQDGTRKWIIRTEGGKNDCVETVLIPDGNRATLCVSSQVGCSLDCSFCSTGKQGFNRNLTPAEIIGQVWIAIKSFGPMDPNGPRRVTNVVMMGMGEPLMNFEPVVDAMILMMHDHAYGLSKRRVTLSTSGVVPKIYELVKRTDVSLAVSLHAPNDALRNELVPINKKYPIAELLEACQHYLANLPDKRHITIEYTMMSGVNDNEEQAHELAELLKDLECKINLIPFNPFPNSGYEKPSNNRTRRFQKILADAGYTVTVRTTRGDDIDAACGQLVGDFQDKTRRSQKYIELREVKS; translated from the coding sequence ATGACTGACATCAAAAAAGTAAACCTATTAGGGTTATCACCTGAAAAACTGATTGAGTTCTTTGAATCAATCGGCGAGAAAAAATTTCGTGCCACTCAGGTGATCAAATGGATTCACCAAAAAGGCGCTGAAAGCTTCGACGAAATGACCGATGTCAGTAAGGCATTGCGGGCGAAGTTAGAAGGGATTTGTGAAATTCGTGGACCTAAAGTGGTGTCTCAAGAAATCTCTCAAGACGGCACACGCAAATGGATTATACGTACGGAAGGTGGGAAGAACGACTGCGTTGAAACCGTTTTAATTCCCGATGGTAATCGTGCGACCTTATGTGTCTCGTCACAAGTAGGTTGTTCTTTGGATTGCAGTTTTTGTTCAACCGGAAAGCAGGGGTTTAACCGAAATTTAACGCCAGCAGAAATCATCGGTCAAGTGTGGATTGCGATTAAATCTTTTGGTCCAATGGACCCAAATGGACCTCGTCGTGTTACGAATGTTGTCATGATGGGAATGGGCGAGCCGCTGATGAACTTCGAACCAGTTGTTGATGCGATGATTCTAATGATGCACGATCATGCATATGGTTTGTCTAAGCGCCGTGTAACACTAAGTACTTCGGGCGTTGTGCCGAAAATATATGAATTAGTGAAGCGCACAGATGTGTCGTTAGCCGTTTCATTACATGCGCCGAATGATGCACTTCGAAATGAATTGGTTCCTATCAATAAGAAGTACCCAATTGCTGAATTGCTTGAAGCGTGTCAGCATTACTTGGCTAACTTGCCTGATAAACGTCATATCACCATTGAATACACTATGATGTCTGGTGTGAATGATAATGAAGAGCAGGCGCATGAATTGGCTGAATTGCTGAAGGATTTGGAGTGTAAGATTAACTTGATTCCTTTTAACCCTTTCCCGAACTCTGGTTACGAAAAGCCATCCAATAACCGTACTCGTCGCTTTCAGAAAATTTTAGCAGACGCTGGTTATACGGTCACAGTGCGAACCACTCGTGGTGATGATATCGATGCGGCATGTGGTCAACTAGTGGGTGATTTCCAAGATAAGACTCGCCGGAGTCAAAAGTATATTGAATTGCGAGAAGTGAAAAGTTAG
- the sufT gene encoding putative Fe-S cluster assembly protein SufT yields MQKMVVTQRACPARRVPSGEPVSIPEGQFITINQSLGGNYTVTWQGNMLRIDGTDAEAIGQQPEVLNFEDLGSGQISEDQVWQALDTIYDPEIPISLVSLGLVYKVSLDQETKSVLIDMTLTAPGCGMGPVLVGDVKYRVAKVPNVELVKVDLVFDPPWSREMMSEEAQLEAGLFF; encoded by the coding sequence ATGCAAAAAATGGTAGTGACACAGCGTGCCTGTCCGGCACGACGAGTACCAAGCGGTGAGCCGGTGAGTATTCCAGAAGGACAATTTATAACGATCAATCAGAGTTTGGGAGGCAATTACACTGTCACTTGGCAAGGTAACATGCTTCGAATTGATGGAACGGATGCTGAGGCGATCGGGCAGCAGCCAGAAGTTCTTAATTTTGAAGACCTTGGTTCTGGTCAGATTAGTGAAGATCAAGTTTGGCAGGCGTTGGATACGATCTATGACCCTGAAATTCCAATTAGTTTGGTGTCTTTAGGTTTGGTTTATAAGGTATCGCTGGATCAAGAAACGAAATCTGTTTTGATTGACATGACGTTAACCGCACCGGGTTGTGGTATGGGGCCTGTATTGGTAGGCGATGTGAAATATCGAGTCGCAAAAGTTCCTAATGTTGAGTTAGTTAAAGTTGATTTGGTGTTTGATCCGCCTTGGTCACGAGAAATGATGAGTGAAGAGGCGCAGTTAGAAGCGGGTCTTTTCTTCTAA